Proteins co-encoded in one Sus scrofa isolate TJ Tabasco breed Duroc chromosome 14, Sscrofa11.1, whole genome shotgun sequence genomic window:
- the RAB35 gene encoding ras-related protein Rab-35: MARDYDHLFKLLIIGDSGVGKSSLLLRFADNTFSGSYITTIGVDFKIRTVEINGEKVKLQIWDTAGQERFRTITSTYYRGTHGVIVVYDVTSAESFVNVKRWLHEINQNCDDVCRILVGNKNDDPERKVVETEDAYKFAGQMGIQLFETSAKENVNVEEMFNCITELVLRAKKDNLAKQQQQQQNDVVKLTKNSKRKKRCC, from the exons ATGGCCCGGGACTACGACCACCTCTTCAAGCTGCTCATCATCGGCGACAGCG GTGTGGGCAAGAGCAGTTTACTCTTACGATTTGCAGACAACACTTTCTCAG GCAGTTACATCACCACGATTGGCGTGGATTTCAAGATTCGGACCGTAGAGATCAACGGGGAGAAAGTGAAGCTGCAGATCTGGGACACGGCTGGGCAGGAGCGCTTCCGCACCATCACCTCCAC GTATTATCGGGGGACCCACGGGGTCATTGTGGTTTATGACGTCACCAGTGCTGAATCGTTCGTCAACGTCAAGCGGTGGCTTCACGAAATCAACCAGAACTGTGATGACGTGTGCCGGATACTAG TGGGGAATAAGAATGACGACCCTGAACGAAAGGTGGTGGAGACAGAAGATGCCTACAAATTCGCCGGGCAAATGGGAATCCAGTTGTTTGAGACCAGTGCTAAAGAGAATGTCAATGTGGAAGAG atgtTCAACTGCATCACAGAGCTGGTCCTCCGAGCAAAGAAAGACAACTTAgcaaaacaacagcagcagcaacagaacGATGTGGTGAAGCTCACAAAGAACAGTAAACGAAAGAAACGCTGCTGCTAA